Proteins encoded by one window of Eremothecium cymbalariae DBVPG#7215 chromosome 1, complete sequence:
- the PGS1 gene encoding CDP-diacylglycerol--glycerol-3-phosphate 3-phosphatidyltransferase (similar to Ashbya gossypii AAL003W) has translation MFHVRRTYFTQKAITVPMSKCKSSFTDLVKDKLSFLKTKFYFEKNHIEVMEHPVVFYETLKDKITNAEDRIFFASLYIGKTETELVKCINDALRSKPRLKVFFLIDGLRGTRESPDTCSASLLTQLVKEHGDRVDVRLYMTPAYSGWKKALLPKRINEGIGLQHMKIYGFDNEVILSGANLSFDYFSNRQDRYYLFKSKAFTDYYFKLHQLVSNFSYQAKYFINPEKYLLLWPKSNITVEPSVDNSKFLTQTSKLLTKFLNEDHSQLIDKSPENLKRYPTVVYPISQFTPLFKKSNDNSTEKPSILALLSSLNSPSNRWTITAGYFNILPEIEEKLLSSPSNTGTVITASPCANGFYKSKGISNYLPDAYLYLSKKFLEGIHSYGKSDTISLYEWKKGIVNTPGGWSYHAKGIWVSGDTEDDPRPVVTVIGSSNYTKRAYSLDLETNVIAVTEDEELKNIMQHEVENLMSNTRKLALEDFSTDSARHVSTRVKVATELLGRKL, from the coding sequence ATGTTTCATGTTAGGAGAACATATTTCACCCAAAAAGCTATTACTGTACCGATGTCGAAGTGTAAGTCAAGTTTTACAGACCTAGTCAAAGACAAGTTATCCTTTCTAAAGACCAAGTTCTACTTTGAGAAAAACCATATTGAGGTTATGGAACATCCGGTTGTATTTTATGAGACTTTGAAGGATAAAATAACCAATGCTGAGGAtcgaattttttttgcATCTTTATACATTGGTAAAACGGAAACTGAATTAGTTAAATGCATAAATGATGCCTTGAGAAGCAAGCCTAGGTTAAAggtattctttttaatCGATGGATTAAGAGGCACTAGAGAATCTCCTGATACTTGTTCGGCTTCTTTGTTGACCCAATTGGTGAAGGAACATGGCGACAGAGTTGATGTTAGACTGTACATGACACCTGCTTACTCTGGCTGGAAAAAGGCATTACTTCCAAAGAGGATTAATGAGGGTATTGGTTTACAACATATGAAAATCTACGGTTTTGATAATGAAGTAATACTTTCTGGCGCGAATTTATCCTTTGATTATTTCAGTAACAGACAAGACAGATATTATTTATTCAAATCTAAAGCATTCACTGATTACTATTTTAAACTACACCAACTAGTGAGCAATTTCAGTTATCAGGCCAAATACTTTATAAATCCTGAAAAGTATTTGTTACTATGGCCAAAATCTAATATAACAGTAGAGCCAAGTGTTGATAACTCAAAGTTTTTAACGCAAACCTCCAAGcttttaacaaaatttttaaatgaagATCATAGTCAGCTCATTGATAAATCTCCAGAAAACTTGAAACGATATCCAACGGTTGTTTATCCAATATCTCAATTTACTCCgttgtttaaaaaatctAATGATAATTCTACTGAAAAACCAAGTATATTAGCACttttatcatcattgaATTCTCCATCTAACAGGTGGACTATAACAGCCGGGTACTTCAATATATTGCCAGAAATTGAGGAAAAACTGCTAAGTTCACCCTCCAATACGGGTACAGTGATTACTGCGTCTCCTTGTGCAAATGGATTTTACAAGTCGAAAGGTATATCTAATTACTTACCTGATGCTTATTTGTACTTATCCAAAAAATTCCTTGAAGGCATTCATAGTTACGGTAAATCGGATACTATATCGTTATATGAATGGAAAAAAGGTATTGTAAATACACCTGGTGGCTGGTCTTACCATGCAAAGGGTATTTGGGTCTCTGGCGATACGGAAGATGACCCTAGACCTGTTGTCACAGTTATAGGGTCTTCTAATTATACTAAACGAGCGTATTCGCTGGATCTTGAGACTAACGTTATCGCAGTtactgaagatgaagaactCAAGAATATAATGCAACATGAAGTAGAAAATCTAATGTCTAATACCCGAAAACTTGCACTGGAGGATTTTTCCACTGACTCAGCAAGACACGTTAGTACTAGGGTTAAAGTGGCCACTGAGCTATTGGGCAGAAAGCTGTAA
- the LDB16 gene encoding Ldb16p (similar to Ashbya gossypii AAL004W), translated as MSGNDDAGLLLEVMNLMFGNGQNAVAIISNVIYQVLVKPVQVILSMIIWNPVVIIKRVLGKFAVVPVNAILWVFFRTSLQDLFATADVKSAFVIAQVCVQYTITTAVVGLILGLVLGALLGSLHRIIRVPVLYITVLPTYVERLFVYIDEISNFVRRISELGMRSIPLISNDALKEENSDSLFADLLDSYEYEYGHTEKTKIDNYRPLTPVSAPIDEVDEDRDSDRSNVSWLSNIWDSIQETGTVRTDIEELKNSSDRKLKGYSSGYYDKLHIEHLHHRK; from the coding sequence ATGAGTGGTAATGATGATGCAGGCTTGCTGTTGGAGGTGATGAATTTAATGTTTGGAAATGGACAGAATGCTGTCGCTATAATTTCAAATGTAATATATCAAGTTTTGGTCAAGCCTGTGCAGGTCATTCTTTCGATGATAATATGGAATCCTGTGGTAATTATAAAGCGGGTGTTGGGGAAGTTTGCGGTGGTTCCAGTGAATGCAATTTTATGGGTTTTTTTTCGAACTTCGTTGCAGGATTTATTCGCAACCGCGGACGTCAAGAGTGCTTTTGTAATAGCACAAGTGTGTGTTCAGTATACTATAACCACTGCTGTGGTGGGTTTAATCCTTGGGCTGGTCTTGGGGGCTTTGTTAGGGTCATTGCATCGGATTATAAGGGTTCCTGTGCTGTATATTACAGTTTTGCCGACATATGTGGAGAGACTATTTGTATATATTGATGAGATAAGCAACTTCGTACGGCGGATTTCGGAGCTTGGTATGCGGAGTATTCCTCTGATTTCTAATGATGCTCTTAAGGAGGAAAATAGTGACAGTTTATTTGCAGATTTGTTGGATTCATATGAGTATGAGTATGGACATACTGAGAAGACTAAGATAGACAACTACCGGCCTTTGACACCTGTCAGTGCGCCTATTGATGAAGTGGATGAGGATCGGGACTCAGATAGATCTAACGTGTCGTGGTTGAGTAATATTTGGGACAGTATTCAGGAAACGGGAACTGTTAGGACGGATATTGAGGAGTTGAAAAATAGTAGTGATCGTAAACTAAAGGGATACAGCAGTGGTTATTATGATAAACTTCATATTGAGCACTTGCATCATCGCAAGTAA
- the VMA9 gene encoding H(+)-transporting V0 sector ATPase subunit e (similar to Ashbya gossypii AAL005W 2-introns), which translates to MSFYTVVATFLSVVLASAVFWVFAPKENQTVWRSTVILSMAMMFLMWAITYLSQIHPLVVPRRSDLRPEFAE; encoded by the exons ATGAGTTT CTATACTGTTGTCGCAACATTCCTATCTGTCGTTCTAGCATCTGCTGTCTTTTGGGTCTTTGCTCCAAAGGAGAATCAAAC CGTTTGGAGGAGTACAGTTATTCTATCAATGGCAatgatgtttttgatgtGGGCTATAACATATTTATCCCAAATACACCCACTAGTGGTCCCCCGTCGTTCAGACCTAAGGCCTGAGTTTGCAGAATAA
- the STP22 gene encoding ubiquitin-binding ESCRT-I subunit protein STP22 (similar to Ashbya gossypii AAL006C 1-intron) — protein sequence MENREVYFDVPQRVLDWLFQVLQPNYYDPRTCFHDVVALLSNVKSLAPRSRVFTNKIGGSELLLCLYGKIEDVDILIWVPSEYPIMHPMVYIDFELINGHELQVSQYLDSEGLFYLPIFASWNPEECNLLKVVFDLRNAIRRNFPLKVLQRPPQVPQKLQSFEVRTDVKSPSLPPKVPSSSSSKSTSKYDTPGLPPKPPRYTDTEANSILTRMELMNSIDSLGNDFGDLHLSPSASATSFRLPPRPVGNTGISPAVPAAKPLSPLFPNFLDDETLTQHGDETHRHMLQTLQTIINELAASTAPNYDMEWRRRSSMIKGAIDKFYLLYKHEWNNLEQLRSTLKENTQTLHQEISKINEELDKDSAFKEKYPQDSFNLIDYIVAETVALNQLYELTAKHHAISDGIQLLSQMLNQGKISVDIFVKKTRMLARDQFLTKVHIDKIVKLLK from the exons ATGGAAAACAGGGAGGTATATTTTGATGTGCCACAGCGAGTTCTAGATTGGCTGTTCCAAGTTCTTCAACCG AATTATTACGATCCAAGGACATGTTTCCATGATGTAGTTGCGTTATTGTCCAATGTGAAAAGTTTAGCCCCTAGAAGTAGAGTGTTTACAAACAAGATTGGTGGTTCAGAGCTGCTCTTGTGTCTCTAtggaaaaattgaagatgtaGATATACTAATATGGGTACCTTCCGAATATCCCATAATGCACCCAATGGTATATATTGACTTTGAACTAATAAATGGACATGAATTACAGGTGAGCCAATATTTAGACTCAGAGGGATTGTTTTATCTACCTATATTTGCTTCATGGAACCCTGAAGAGTGCAATTTATTGAAGGTTGTTTTTGATCTAAGGAATGCTATAAGGAGAAATTTCCCCCTCAAGGTTCTACAAAGACCACCACAGGTACCTCAGAAATTACAGTCTTTTGAAGTACGAACTGATGTCAAATCTCCGTCTCTTCCTCCAAAGGTTCCGTCTTCCTCCTCGAGCAAATCTACTAGCAAATACGACACGCCTGGACTACCCCCGAAACCCCCTAGATATACAGATACAGAAGCGAATAGCATATTAACACGCATGGAACTTATGAACTCTATAGATTCCCTCGGGAATGACTTTGGTGATTTGCATTTATCCCCGTCAGCTAGTGCTACTTCATTCAGACTTCCACCAAGGCCCGTAGGAAACACGGGAATTTCACCAGCGGTGCCAGCTGCAAAACCTCTGTCGCCCctatttccaaatttctTAGATGATGAAACTCTAACACAACATGGAGATGAAACTCATCGCCATATGTTGCAGACGTTGCAAACCATTATTAATGAATTAGCAGCATCTACGGCACCAAACTACGATATGGAGTGGCGAAGACGTTCTTCAATGATAAAAGGTGCCATTGACAAATTTTATCTTCTGTACAAACATGAATGGAATAACTTAGAACAGTTGAGAAGTACCTTGAAGGAGAATACTCAAACGTTGCACCAGGAGATATCCAAAATCAACGAAGAACTAGACAAAGATAGCgcattcaaagaaaaatatccacAAGATTCATTTAATTTGATTGATTACATTGTTGCCGAAACAGTCGCACTAAATCAGCTTTATGAACTGACGGCCAAGCACCACGCAATCTCTGATGGTATTCAACTACTATCTCAAATGTTAAATCAGGGCAAGATTTCAGTAGATATATTCGTAAAGAAGACAAGAATGCTTGCCAGAGATCAATTCTTAACTAAAGTTCACATAGACAAAATAGTAAAGCTGCTGAAATAG
- the CBF5 gene encoding pseudouridine synthase CBF5 (similar to Ashbya gossypii AAL007C): protein MSDEHFIKPENVVPSTDTSEWPLLLKNYDKLLVRSGHYTPIPNGASPLKRDLKSYVSSGVINLDKPSNPSSHEVVAWIKRILRCEKTGHSGTLDPKVTGCLIVCIDRATRLVKSQQGAGKEYVCIVRLHDALKDEKELGRALENLTGALFQRPPLISAVKRQLRVRTIYDSNLIEFDNKRNLGVFWASCEAGTYMRTLCVHLGMLLGVGGHMQELRRVRSGALSENDNLVTLHDVLDAQWVYDNTRDESYLRKIIQPLETLLVGYKRIVVKDSAVNAVCYGAKLMIPGLLRYEEGIELYDEVVLITTKGEAIAVAIAQMSTVDLATCDHGVVAKVKRCIMERDLYPRRWGLGPVAQKKKQLKADGKLDKYGRVNENTPEDWKKGYVTLETAEASTSATEKQQAPLIQEIVKTEEPKIKSKAKDGDDAEEEKKDKKKRRIRRKRRKKG from the coding sequence ATGTCTGACGAACATTTTATTAAACCGGAAAATGTGGTTCCATCCACAGACACTAGTGAATGGCCGTTACTATTGAAGAACTATGATAAATTGTTAGTCAGAAGCGGTCATTATACCCCAATACCTAATGGCGCTTCACCTTTAAAGAGAGACTTGAAATCTTATGTTAGTTCTGGTGTGATAAACTTAGACAAGCCATCAAATCCATCTTCTCATGAAGTTGTTGCTTGGATTAAGCGTATTTTGCGTTGCGAAAAAACAGGTCACTCTGGTACTTTGGATCCAAAGGTTACTGGCTGCTTGATTGTATGTATTGATAGGGCTACTAGACTGGTCAAATCACAGCAAGGTGCTGGTAAAGAATATGTTTGTATTGTGAGGTTGCACGATGCtttgaaagatgaaaaagAGTTGGGTAGGGCGTTGGAAAACTTGACCGGTGCTTTGTTCCAAAGACCTCCACTAATCTCTGCGGTGAAGCGTCAATTACGTGTTCGTACTATTTATGATTCAAACTTGATAGAATTTGACAATAAGAGAAATTTGGGTGTTTTCTGGGCTTCCTGTGAAGCCGGTACCTATATGAGGACCCTTTGTGTTCACTTGGGTATGCTTCTAGGTGTTGGCGGTCATATGCAGGAGTTGCGCCGTGTAAGATCTGGTGCCTTATCGGAAAACGATAATTTGGTCACTCTACATGATGTATTGGATGCACAGTGGGTGTATGACAATACCAGGGATGAATCGTACCTAAGAAAGATCATTCAACCATTAGAAACCTTGTTAGTTGGTTACAAGAGAATCGTTGTGAAGGATTCTGCTGTTAATGCTGTATGTTACGGTGCAAAGTTGATGATTCCAGGTCTATTACGTTATGAAGAAGGCATTGAATTATACGATGAGGTGGTTTTGATTACTACTAAGGGTGAAGCTATTGCTGTGGCTATAGCTCAGATGTCCACTGTTGACTTAGCCACTTGCGATCACGGTGTGGTTGCCAAGGTCAAGAGATGTATCATGGAAAGAGATTTGTACCCAAGAAGATGGGGATTGGGTCCAGTCGcacagaagaagaagcagttAAAAGCAGATGGTAAGTTGGACAAGTACGGCCGTGTTAATGAAAATACTCCAGAGGACTGGAAGAAGGGGTACGTCACATTGGAAACAGCTGAAGCTTCAACTTCAGCAACTGAAAAACAACAAGCACCTCTAATTC